Proteins co-encoded in one Inmirania thermothiophila genomic window:
- a CDS encoding ATP-binding SpoIIE family protein phosphatase, whose product MKILIADDDRTNRLLLAAQLRRDGWDVVTAQDGREAVLVYEAEQPDLVLMDVLMPVMDGYEATRRIKERASERFVPVIFLTALDDDETLAQAIEAGGDDVLTKPFSRFALLRKITAFARMRQLHATVQAQRDELAMHQRHLEREQELAERIFSGILHPGRIELPQVRFHVSPQSVFNGDLVLAARRPNGGLHLLVGDFTGHGLSAAIGALPVSGIFHGMTEKGFDLPDIVEELHRKLQALLPVEIFLAATLIAVDARGRRVAVWNGGLPDVLLVRGSGAVERFPSRHLPLGVGGAARWAPVPEVGALEEGDRLYAYTDGVVEAVGAGGEAFGEQRVVDALAAGGGLDALREALERFRGGRPQRDDLTMVEFVADGALGPLAEAPPAAQGLGLPWSMRVELDADALRRLDPVPRLVDAAVEVLGLHTHRVRLYVVLAELFANALEHGLLRLDSGLKADAEGFARYYRAREAGLAGLTEGRIVVAMRHEAAPDGGVLEITVEDSGPGFEPARAEGLPDDPHRLAGRGIALVRALCEAVRYEDGGRRVVARYRWHRAADEPAGGSDAG is encoded by the coding sequence GTGAAGATCCTCATCGCCGACGACGACCGCACCAACCGCCTGCTGCTGGCGGCGCAGCTGCGCCGCGACGGCTGGGACGTGGTCACCGCCCAGGACGGGCGCGAGGCGGTGCTGGTCTACGAGGCCGAGCAGCCGGACCTCGTCCTCATGGACGTGCTGATGCCGGTGATGGACGGCTACGAGGCCACGCGGCGGATCAAGGAGCGGGCGAGCGAGCGGTTCGTGCCCGTGATCTTCCTCACCGCCCTCGACGACGACGAGACCCTGGCCCAGGCCATCGAGGCCGGGGGCGACGACGTCCTCACCAAGCCCTTCAGCCGCTTCGCCCTCCTGCGCAAGATCACCGCCTTCGCGCGCATGCGCCAGCTCCACGCCACGGTGCAGGCGCAGCGCGACGAGCTCGCCATGCACCAGCGCCACCTGGAGCGCGAGCAGGAGCTCGCCGAGCGCATCTTCTCCGGGATCCTCCATCCCGGGCGGATCGAGCTGCCCCAGGTGCGCTTCCACGTCTCGCCCCAGTCGGTCTTCAACGGCGACCTCGTGCTCGCGGCGCGCCGGCCCAACGGCGGCCTGCACCTGCTGGTGGGCGACTTCACCGGCCACGGCCTCTCGGCCGCCATCGGGGCCCTGCCGGTCTCGGGCATCTTCCACGGCATGACCGAGAAGGGCTTCGATCTGCCGGACATCGTCGAGGAGCTGCACCGCAAGCTGCAGGCGCTGCTGCCGGTGGAGATCTTCCTCGCCGCCACCCTCATCGCGGTGGACGCGCGCGGCCGGCGGGTGGCGGTCTGGAACGGCGGGCTGCCCGACGTGCTGCTGGTGCGGGGCAGCGGTGCGGTGGAGCGCTTCCCCTCGCGGCACCTGCCCCTGGGCGTCGGCGGCGCGGCGCGCTGGGCGCCGGTGCCGGAGGTGGGGGCGCTGGAGGAGGGGGATCGCCTCTACGCCTACACCGACGGCGTGGTGGAGGCGGTGGGCGCCGGCGGCGAGGCCTTCGGCGAGCAGCGGGTGGTGGACGCGCTCGCCGCGGGCGGGGGGCTCGATGCCCTGCGCGAGGCCCTGGAGCGCTTCCGCGGCGGGCGGCCGCAGCGGGACGACCTCACCATGGTGGAGTTCGTCGCCGACGGGGCCCTGGGGCCTCTGGCCGAGGCCCCGCCCGCGGCGCAGGGACTGGGGCTGCCGTGGTCGATGCGCGTCGAGCTCGACGCCGACGCCCTGCGTCGGCTCGACCCCGTGCCGCGCCTGGTGGACGCGGCGGTGGAGGTGCTCGGGCTGCACACCCACCGGGTGCGGCTCTACGTCGTCCTCGCCGAGCTCTTCGCCAACGCCCTCGAGCACGGGCTGCTCCGGCTCGACTCCGGGCTCAAGGCCGACGCCGAGGGCTTCGCCCGCTACTACCGCGCGCGCGAGGCGGGGCTCGCCGGGCTCACCGAGGGGCGCATCGTCGTCGCCATGCGCCACGAGGCCGCCCCCGACGGCGGGGTGCTGGAGATCACGGTGGAGGACAGCGGGCCCGGCTTCGAGCCCGCGCGGGCGGAGGGGCTGCCGGACGATCCGCACCGGCTCGCCGGCCGCGGCATCGCCCTGGTGCGCGCCCTGTGCGAGGCGGTGCGCTACGAGGACGGCGGGCGCAGGGTGGTGGCGCGGTACCGCTGGCATCGTGCCGCCGATGAGCCGGCTGGGGGTTCGGACGCAGGCTGA
- a CDS encoding STAS domain-containing protein, with amino-acid sequence MPLTSSVSEDGKVVTIAVSGRFDFNLHREFREAYEQAPAEGVRYVVDLAGTEYIDSSALGMLLLLRERAGGDQADVEIRNCSPEIKRILTISNFHHLFKIS; translated from the coding sequence ATGCCGCTTACCAGCAGCGTGTCGGAGGACGGCAAGGTCGTGACCATCGCCGTCAGCGGCCGCTTCGACTTCAACCTGCACCGCGAATTCCGCGAGGCCTACGAGCAGGCGCCGGCGGAGGGCGTGCGCTACGTGGTGGACCTCGCCGGCACGGAGTACATCGACAGCTCCGCGCTGGGCATGCTGCTGCTGCTGCGCGAGCGGGCGGGGGGCGACCAGGCCGACGTGGAGATCCGCAACTGCTCCCCCGAGATCAAGCGGATCCTGACCATCTCCAACTTCCACCACCTCTTCAAGATCTCCTGA
- a CDS encoding WecB/TagA/CpsF family glycosyltransferase — MDATSYDDATERVLTWARRKESRYVCLANVHMVMEARDDPAFRAVVNGADLVTPDGMPLAWMLRRQGVRGQDRVCGPDLMPAICAAAAAEGVGVGFFGGRSEVLDRLVARVRERFPGLEIPYAWSPPFRELSSEEDEREVRRINDSGAGILFVGLGCPKQEWWMARHRGRVRAVMLGVGAAFDFHAGTVRRAPRWMREAGLEWVHRLVQEPRRLWRRYLRHNLRFAALAAAQLMSGGIRD, encoded by the coding sequence GTGGACGCGACGTCCTATGACGATGCCACGGAGCGGGTGCTGACCTGGGCGCGGCGGAAGGAGAGCCGGTACGTGTGCCTCGCCAACGTCCACATGGTCATGGAGGCTCGCGACGATCCCGCGTTTCGGGCGGTGGTGAACGGGGCGGACCTTGTGACACCGGACGGCATGCCGCTGGCATGGATGCTGCGGCGGCAGGGCGTGCGAGGTCAGGACCGGGTGTGCGGCCCCGATCTCATGCCGGCGATCTGCGCCGCGGCTGCGGCGGAAGGCGTGGGGGTCGGGTTCTTTGGCGGGCGCAGCGAAGTCCTTGACCGCCTGGTGGCAAGAGTCCGCGAGCGGTTTCCGGGCCTCGAGATCCCCTACGCGTGGAGCCCACCGTTCCGGGAACTGTCCTCAGAGGAAGACGAGCGGGAGGTCCGCAGGATCAATGACAGCGGGGCGGGGATCCTGTTCGTCGGCCTCGGATGCCCGAAGCAGGAGTGGTGGATGGCAAGACACCGCGGCCGGGTCCGCGCGGTCATGCTCGGGGTCGGGGCGGCCTTCGACTTTCACGCGGGGACGGTGCGCCGTGCGCCGCGCTGGATGCGCGAGGCGGGGCTGGAGTGGGTGCATCGCCTGGTCCAGGAGCCGCGGCGACTGTGGCGCCGTTATCTCCGGCACAACCTGCGGTTTGCCGCCCTCGCAGCCGCCCAGCTCATGAGCGGGGGAATCCGCGACTGA
- a CDS encoding undecaprenyl-phosphate glucose phosphotransferase — MRARGLLREYARTLSVVARTLDALAVVLAALAAYGLRFGELHLPRHYQIALVVGALLTLVVFPYFHVYQSWRGRSAFAHLRQVALAWAAVAAGLVILGTATKTSVLFSRHWMWMWGAGGFAMLLLFRLVLTYVLRLMRARGLNHRRALIVGTGRQAREIARRLRENPWVGIDLVGFVAENGGPGSGTLDGHPILGRIDRLGALVAERPVDEVWIALPLRAEERLQQILHELRHCTANIRYFPDLFGFRLLNHAVTEIAGLPVLDLSVTPMSGINRLVKAVEDRVLAAVILVLVSPLMLLIAIGVKLSSPGPVLFKQRRHGWDGRPIKVYKFRTMVVHEEPPGKLTQARRDDPRVTRFGAFLRRTSLDELPQFFNVLQGRMSIVGPRPHAVEHNEQYKELVEAYMLRHKVKPGITGWAQVNGWRGETDTIDKMRKRVEYDLYYIENWSLWFDLKIIFLTLFRGFVHRHAY; from the coding sequence ATGAGGGCAAGGGGTCTGCTGCGCGAGTACGCGCGGACGCTGTCGGTCGTCGCCCGCACGCTGGATGCGCTCGCGGTGGTCCTTGCGGCCCTTGCCGCATACGGGCTCCGCTTCGGCGAGCTCCATCTCCCCCGGCACTACCAGATCGCCCTCGTCGTCGGCGCGCTCCTGACCCTGGTGGTCTTCCCCTACTTCCACGTCTACCAGTCCTGGCGCGGGCGCAGCGCCTTCGCCCACCTGCGCCAGGTGGCCCTCGCCTGGGCGGCGGTGGCGGCGGGGCTCGTGATCCTCGGCACCGCGACCAAGACCTCCGTCCTCTTCTCGCGCCACTGGATGTGGATGTGGGGCGCGGGAGGCTTCGCGATGCTCCTGCTTTTCCGCCTCGTCCTCACCTACGTCCTGCGCCTCATGCGCGCCCGCGGCCTCAACCACCGCCGCGCCCTCATCGTCGGCACCGGCCGCCAGGCCCGCGAGATCGCCCGACGGCTGCGGGAAAACCCCTGGGTCGGGATCGACCTCGTGGGCTTCGTCGCCGAGAACGGCGGCCCGGGCTCCGGAACCCTGGACGGCCACCCCATCCTCGGCCGTATCGACCGCCTCGGCGCCCTCGTCGCCGAGCGCCCGGTGGACGAGGTCTGGATCGCCCTTCCCCTGCGCGCCGAGGAGCGGCTGCAGCAGATCCTGCACGAGCTTCGCCACTGCACCGCCAACATCCGCTACTTCCCCGACCTCTTCGGCTTCCGGCTGCTCAACCACGCCGTCACCGAGATCGCCGGGCTGCCGGTCCTCGACCTGAGCGTCACCCCCATGAGCGGCATCAACCGCCTCGTGAAGGCCGTGGAGGACCGCGTCCTCGCCGCCGTGATCCTGGTGCTCGTAAGCCCCCTGATGCTGCTCATCGCCATCGGCGTCAAGCTCTCCTCGCCCGGCCCCGTCCTCTTCAAGCAGCGCCGCCACGGCTGGGACGGCCGCCCCATCAAGGTCTACAAGTTCCGTACCATGGTGGTCCACGAGGAGCCGCCCGGAAAGCTCACCCAGGCCCGGCGCGACGATCCGCGCGTCACCCGCTTCGGCGCTTTTCTGCGCCGCACCAGCCTCGACGAGCTGCCGCAGTTCTTCAACGTCCTCCAGGGGCGCATGTCCATCGTCGGCCCGCGCCCCCACGCCGTGGAGCACAACGAGCAGTACAAGGAGCTCGTCGAGGCCTACATGCTCCGCCACAAGGTGAAGCCGGGCATCACCGGGTGGGCGCAGGTGAACGGCTGGCGCGGCGAGACGGATACCATCGACAAGATGCGCAAGCGCGTCGAGTACGACCTCTACTACATCGAGAACTGGTCGCTCTGGTTCGACCTCAAGATCATTTTCTTGACACTCTTCCGTGGGTTTGTCCACCGGCACGCGTACTAA
- a CDS encoding general secretion pathway protein GspF, translating to MSDLRPPRRARTAEEYIDWVKQARFEARELRACFEYELDDDAELVARRFPFVPELEQAVEALYQAMAEGRYQFATGELPFMAIVRRHGASIPFADLLERINETHMHGLDVEEP from the coding sequence ATGAGCGATCTGCGGCCGCCGCGGCGGGCGCGCACCGCCGAGGAGTACATCGACTGGGTGAAGCAGGCCCGCTTCGAGGCGCGGGAGCTTCGCGCCTGCTTCGAGTACGAGCTCGACGACGACGCCGAGCTGGTGGCGCGGCGCTTCCCCTTCGTGCCCGAGCTGGAGCAGGCGGTGGAGGCGCTCTACCAGGCGATGGCGGAGGGGCGCTACCAGTTCGCCACCGGGGAGCTGCCCTTCATGGCCATCGTGCGGCGCCACGGCGCCTCGATCCCCTTCGCCGACCTGCTCGAGCGCATCAACGAGACCCACATGCACGGGCTCGACGTGGAGGAGCCCTGA
- the hemN gene encoding oxygen-independent coproporphyrinogen III oxidase, producing the protein MQQTLIFDEDLIRRYDRSGPRYTSYPTAVQFHEGFGEARYRELAAASNEARPPRPLSLYFHIPFCDTVCYYCACNKVVTKDRGLAAPYLARLHREIALQGALFDEARTVDQLHWGGGTPTFISPAQMRELMAVTRRHFRLRDDDTGEYSIEVDPREADAGTIALLREIGFNRLSLGVQDFDERVQRAVNRIQPEAQTVAVLEAARREGFRSVSVDLIYGLPFQSVESWGRTLDRILALAPDRLSVFNYAHLPELFKPQRRIHAEDLPSPAEKLAILALTIERLTQAGYVYIGMDHFARPDDELAVAQREGTLYRNFQGYSTHAHCDLVGLGATSISMVGPSYAQNRRDLEGYYAAIDAGRLAVFRGVELDADDRLRRDVIMRLICHFRLAFADIETAHGIRFTEYFAPELEEIRAMEADGLLHLGDDGIEVAPRGRLLIRNICMVFDRYLRESRGQRFSKVI; encoded by the coding sequence ATGCAGCAGACACTGATCTTCGACGAGGACCTCATCCGGCGCTACGACCGCTCCGGGCCGCGCTACACGTCCTACCCGACGGCGGTGCAGTTCCACGAGGGCTTCGGCGAGGCCCGCTACCGCGAGCTCGCCGCCGCCAGCAACGAGGCGCGCCCGCCGCGGCCGCTCTCGCTCTACTTCCACATCCCCTTCTGCGACACGGTCTGCTACTACTGCGCCTGCAACAAGGTGGTGACCAAGGACCGCGGCCTCGCCGCGCCCTATCTGGCCCGGCTGCACCGGGAGATCGCGCTGCAGGGGGCGCTCTTCGACGAGGCGCGCACGGTGGACCAGCTCCACTGGGGCGGCGGCACGCCCACCTTCATCAGCCCGGCGCAGATGCGGGAGCTGATGGCGGTGACGCGGCGCCACTTCCGCCTGCGCGACGACGACACCGGCGAGTACTCCATCGAGGTGGACCCGCGCGAGGCCGACGCCGGCACCATCGCGCTGCTGCGCGAGATCGGCTTCAACCGCCTCAGCCTCGGGGTGCAGGACTTCGACGAACGGGTGCAGCGGGCGGTCAACCGCATCCAGCCCGAGGCGCAGACCGTCGCCGTGCTGGAGGCGGCGCGGCGCGAGGGCTTCCGCTCGGTGAGCGTGGACCTCATCTACGGCCTGCCCTTCCAGAGCGTCGAGAGCTGGGGGCGGACCCTGGATCGGATCCTCGCCCTCGCCCCGGACCGGCTCTCGGTCTTCAACTACGCGCACCTGCCGGAGCTGTTCAAGCCGCAGCGGCGCATCCACGCCGAGGACCTGCCGAGCCCGGCGGAGAAGCTGGCGATCCTTGCGCTCACCATCGAGCGGCTCACCCAGGCGGGCTACGTCTACATCGGCATGGACCACTTCGCCCGCCCCGACGACGAGCTTGCGGTCGCCCAGCGCGAGGGCACCCTCTACCGCAACTTCCAGGGCTACTCGACCCACGCCCACTGCGACCTGGTGGGCCTCGGCGCCACCTCCATCAGCATGGTGGGGCCGAGCTACGCCCAGAACCGGCGCGATCTCGAGGGCTACTACGCCGCCATCGACGCGGGCCGCCTCGCGGTCTTCCGCGGCGTCGAGCTGGACGCCGACGACCGCCTGCGCCGCGACGTCATCATGCGCCTCATCTGCCACTTCCGGCTCGCCTTCGCCGACATCGAGACGGCCCACGGGATCCGCTTCACCGAGTACTTCGCGCCGGAGCTGGAGGAGATCCGCGCCATGGAGGCGGACGGGCTGCTGCACCTCGGTGACGACGGCATCGAGGTGGCGCCGCGCGGGCGCCTCCTCATCCGCAACATCTGCATGGTCTTCGACCGCTACCTGCGCGAGAGCCGCGGGCAGCGTTTCTCCAAGGTGATCTGA
- a CDS encoding glycosyltransferase family 4 protein has translation MRILLIHNRYTQPGGEDAVFEAERALLERMGHRVVTFVEDNARLDGVNPLKAAVEAVWSRETQRRLKRLIEKTRPDVVHFHNTFLRISPAAYYTVKAMGLPVVQTLHNYRLVCPGALLMRDGRVCETCVGRKVPWPGAVHGCWRGSRAQTAVVAAMVAVHRALGTWERKVDRYIALTEVARRRFAEGGVPADRIAVKPNFVDPDPGAGAHDGGYALFVGRLSAEKGVRTLLEAWKGLRGIPLRVVGDGPLRGEMEERARDGGVEVEFMGRRGREEVLRLMKDARVLVFPSVWYEGFPVTLAEAFACGLPVVASRLGAMAEIVEDGRTGLLFKPGDAQGLAETVAALWGDRRRCEEMGREARSAYLARYTADANYERLMAIYRQAIAEARA, from the coding sequence ATGCGCATCCTTCTCATCCACAACCGCTACACCCAGCCCGGCGGTGAGGACGCCGTCTTCGAGGCGGAGAGGGCCCTGCTGGAGCGCATGGGCCACCGGGTGGTGACCTTCGTGGAGGACAATGCCCGGCTGGACGGGGTGAATCCCCTCAAAGCGGCGGTGGAGGCGGTGTGGTCCAGGGAAACGCAGCGGCGCCTAAAGCGGCTCATTGAAAAAACCCGGCCCGATGTGGTCCACTTCCACAACACCTTCCTGCGCATCTCGCCCGCGGCCTACTACACGGTGAAGGCGATGGGGCTTCCGGTGGTGCAGACCCTGCACAACTACCGCCTGGTCTGCCCCGGGGCGCTCCTCATGCGGGACGGGCGGGTGTGTGAGACGTGCGTGGGCAGGAAGGTGCCCTGGCCCGGGGCGGTGCACGGCTGCTGGCGGGGGTCGCGGGCGCAGACGGCGGTTGTGGCCGCGATGGTTGCGGTGCATCGGGCGTTGGGGACGTGGGAGAGAAAGGTCGATCGCTACATCGCGCTGACCGAGGTCGCTAGAAGGAGGTTTGCGGAGGGGGGGGTGCCCGCGGACCGTATCGCAGTGAAACCGAACTTTGTGGATCCGGACCCGGGAGCGGGGGCGCACGACGGGGGGTACGCGCTCTTCGTGGGGCGACTGTCGGCGGAGAAAGGGGTCCGGACGTTGCTTGAGGCGTGGAAGGGGTTGCGGGGGATCCCGCTGCGGGTGGTTGGGGACGGGCCTCTGCGGGGGGAGATGGAGGAGCGCGCCCGGGACGGCGGGGTCGAGGTGGAGTTCATGGGCCGGCGGGGGCGCGAGGAGGTGCTGCGGCTCATGAAGGACGCCCGGGTGCTGGTGTTTCCGTCGGTCTGGTACGAGGGATTCCCTGTGACACTGGCCGAGGCCTTCGCATGCGGACTGCCGGTGGTGGCATCGCGGCTTGGGGCGATGGCGGAGATCGTGGAAGACGGCCGGACGGGCTTGCTGTTCAAGCCGGGAGATGCGCAGGGCCTTGCCGAGACGGTGGCGGCCCTTTGGGGGGACCGGAGGCGGTGCGAAGAGATGGGACGGGAGGCGCGGAGCGCGTATCTCGCGCGCTACACGGCGGATGCCAACTACGAGCGTCTGATGGCGATCTACCGGCAGGCGATCGCAGAGGCACGCGCTTGA
- a CDS encoding methyltransferase domain-containing protein, which produces MGGGDPAGARLRGARRGQRHRPQRHPRLRHPAPGGEGPLTADPQRVAAHWAAKPAAELEARARSGGRIRALARAAARLPPASPCVDLGCGSGLLAAVCGRTDLVGVDRAAGLLAAARPRLAAAVRADLRALPLAGAAFACAALLFVLDDYDAAGKRAILREARRILRPGGRLVLAAYRPGDAWIAAHWRLPADGVEPPRALRAHLAAAGLVPEAEEAVAATAEDGTARRFTLLVARRPGP; this is translated from the coding sequence ATGGGAGGTGGTGATCCCGCCGGAGCTCGCCTACGGGGCGCGCGGCGCGGGCAACGTCATCGGCCCCAACGCCACCCTCGTCTTCGACATCCAGCTCCTGGAGGTGAAGGGCCGCTGACGGCGGATCCCCAGCGCGTCGCCGCCCACTGGGCGGCCAAGCCCGCCGCCGAGCTCGAGGCACGCGCCCGCAGCGGCGGGCGCATCCGGGCGCTCGCCCGGGCGGCGGCGCGGCTGCCGCCCGCATCGCCCTGCGTCGACCTCGGCTGCGGCAGCGGGCTGCTCGCCGCGGTCTGCGGACGCACCGACCTCGTGGGCGTGGACCGCGCCGCGGGGCTTCTGGCGGCGGCCCGCCCCCGCCTGGCCGCGGCCGTGCGTGCCGACCTGCGGGCGCTGCCGCTTGCGGGGGCGGCCTTCGCCTGCGCCGCCCTCCTCTTCGTCCTCGACGACTACGACGCCGCCGGAAAGCGCGCCATCCTGCGCGAGGCCCGCCGCATCCTGCGCCCGGGCGGACGGCTGGTGCTCGCCGCCTACCGGCCGGGGGACGCCTGGATCGCGGCACACTGGCGCCTGCCCGCCGACGGCGTCGAGCCGCCGCGGGCCCTGCGCGCCCACCTCGCCGCGGCGGGGCTCGTCCCGGAGGCGGAGGAGGCCGTGGCCGCCACCGCCGAGGACGGCACCGCCCGCCGCTTCACCCTGCTCGTGGCGCGCCGCCCGGGGCCCTGA
- the prmB gene encoding 50S ribosomal protein L3 N(5)-glutamine methyltransferase has protein sequence MSLGVPPELRTARDFIRWAVSRFEEAGVVYGHGTDNAVDEAVALVLPLLHLPYGVPDALLDGALTAEERVRLAEAVDRRVRERVPVAYLTRQAWFAGHRFYVDERVLVPRSPVAELIERGFSPWLDEVEVRRALDLCTGSGCIAVALAHAFPEAEVDATELSREALEVARINVREHGLEGRVRLHEGDLFEPLPAQARYELIVANPPYVDAAAMAALPPEHRHEPALGLAAGEDGLDCVVRILAGASGRLAPGGILVVEVGAGAAALERLFPGVPFLWPAFERGGEGVFLLRAAEVAEHAEAFAAEARRRAGMERS, from the coding sequence ATGTCGCTGGGTGTGCCGCCGGAGCTTCGCACGGCGCGGGATTTCATCCGCTGGGCGGTGAGCCGCTTCGAGGAGGCCGGCGTGGTCTACGGCCACGGCACCGACAACGCGGTGGACGAGGCGGTGGCCCTGGTCCTGCCGCTGCTGCACCTGCCCTACGGGGTGCCGGACGCGCTGCTCGACGGGGCGCTCACGGCCGAGGAGCGGGTGCGGCTCGCCGAGGCGGTGGACCGGCGCGTGCGCGAGCGGGTGCCGGTGGCCTATCTCACCCGCCAGGCCTGGTTCGCCGGCCACCGCTTCTACGTGGACGAGCGGGTGCTGGTGCCGCGCTCGCCGGTGGCCGAGCTCATCGAGCGGGGCTTCTCGCCCTGGCTCGACGAGGTGGAGGTGCGCCGCGCGCTGGATCTCTGCACCGGCTCGGGCTGCATCGCGGTGGCGCTCGCCCACGCCTTCCCCGAGGCCGAGGTGGACGCCACGGAGCTCTCGCGCGAGGCCCTGGAGGTGGCGCGCATCAACGTGCGCGAGCACGGCCTCGAGGGGCGGGTGCGGCTGCACGAGGGCGACCTCTTCGAGCCGCTGCCGGCGCAGGCGCGCTACGAGCTCATCGTCGCCAATCCGCCGTACGTGGACGCGGCGGCGATGGCGGCGCTGCCGCCGGAGCACCGGCACGAGCCGGCCCTCGGGCTCGCCGCGGGCGAGGACGGCCTCGACTGCGTGGTGCGCATCCTCGCCGGCGCCTCCGGCCGGCTCGCCCCCGGTGGTATCCTTGTGGTGGAGGTGGGTGCGGGCGCGGCGGCGCTGGAGCGGCTCTTCCCCGGCGTGCCCTTCCTCTGGCCGGCGTTCGAGCGCGGGGGCGAGGGCGTCTTCCTCCTGCGCGCGGCCGAGGTCGCCGAGCACGCCGAGGCCTTCGCCGCGGAGGCGCGGCGCCGCGCCGGGATGGAGAGGTCATGA
- the ettA gene encoding energy-dependent translational throttle protein EttA: MAQYVFTLERVTKVVPPRREILKDISLSFFPGAKIGVLGLNGAGKSTLLRIMAGVDKAFDGEARPLPGIRIGYLPQEPQLDPAKDVRGNVEDGLREVKEALARLEAVYAAYADPDADFDALAREQERLERIVEAADGHNLDHKLEVAADALRLPPWDADVATLSGGERRRVALCRLLLSAPDVLLLDEPTNHLDAESVAWLERYLAEFPGTVVAVTHDRYFLDNVAEWILELDRGRGIPFKGNYSAWLEYKEQRLAQEAREEAAHRRTVQAELEWVRANPKGRHAKSKARLARYEELASKEFQRRNETREIYIPPGPRLGELVVEAEGIAKAYGERVLFEDLSFKVPRGAIVGIIGPNGAGKSTLFRMIAGREQPNAGTLRIGDTVRLAYVDQMRDALDPDKTVWEEISDGADVIEVGSYQVPSRAYVGRFNFKGADQQKRVGELSGGERNRVHLAKLLRSGGNLLLLDEPTNDLDVETLRALEEALLAFPGCVMVISHDRWFLDRIATHILAFEGDSRVVWFKGGYSDYAADRRRRLGEEADRPHRIRYKRLAT, encoded by the coding sequence ATGGCCCAGTACGTCTTCACCCTCGAGCGGGTCACCAAGGTCGTCCCGCCGCGGCGGGAGATCCTCAAGGACATCTCCCTGTCCTTCTTTCCCGGGGCCAAGATCGGCGTCCTCGGCCTCAACGGCGCCGGCAAGTCCACGCTGCTGAGGATCATGGCCGGGGTCGACAAGGCCTTCGACGGCGAGGCACGCCCCCTGCCCGGGATCCGCATCGGCTACCTGCCGCAGGAGCCGCAGCTCGACCCCGCCAAGGACGTGCGGGGCAACGTCGAGGACGGGCTGCGCGAGGTCAAGGAGGCGCTCGCCCGGCTCGAGGCGGTCTACGCCGCCTACGCCGACCCCGACGCCGACTTCGACGCGCTGGCCCGCGAGCAGGAGCGGCTCGAGCGCATCGTCGAGGCCGCCGACGGCCACAACCTCGACCACAAGCTGGAGGTGGCCGCCGACGCCCTGCGCCTGCCGCCCTGGGACGCCGACGTGGCCACCCTCTCCGGCGGCGAGCGCCGGCGGGTCGCCCTGTGCCGGCTGCTCCTCTCGGCCCCGGACGTGCTGCTCCTCGACGAGCCCACCAACCACCTCGACGCCGAGTCCGTGGCCTGGCTCGAGCGGTACCTCGCCGAGTTCCCCGGGACCGTGGTCGCGGTCACCCACGACCGCTACTTCCTCGACAACGTCGCCGAGTGGATCCTGGAGCTCGACCGCGGCCGCGGCATCCCCTTCAAGGGCAACTACTCGGCCTGGCTCGAGTACAAGGAGCAGCGCCTCGCCCAGGAGGCGCGCGAGGAGGCGGCCCACCGGCGCACGGTGCAGGCCGAGCTCGAGTGGGTGCGCGCAAACCCCAAGGGGCGGCACGCCAAGAGCAAGGCGCGCCTCGCCCGCTACGAGGAGCTGGCCTCGAAGGAGTTCCAGCGCCGCAACGAGACCCGCGAGATCTACATCCCGCCGGGGCCGCGGCTCGGCGAGCTGGTGGTGGAGGCCGAGGGCATCGCCAAGGCCTACGGCGAGCGCGTCCTGTTCGAGGACCTCAGCTTCAAGGTCCCGCGCGGCGCCATCGTCGGCATCATCGGCCCCAACGGCGCCGGCAAGTCCACCCTCTTCCGCATGATCGCAGGGCGCGAGCAGCCCAACGCGGGCACCCTGCGCATCGGCGACACCGTCCGCCTCGCCTACGTGGACCAGATGCGCGACGCCCTCGACCCCGACAAGACGGTCTGGGAGGAGATCTCCGACGGCGCCGACGTCATCGAGGTGGGCAGCTACCAGGTGCCGTCGCGGGCCTACGTCGGGCGCTTCAACTTCAAGGGCGCGGACCAGCAGAAGCGCGTCGGCGAGCTCTCCGGGGGCGAGCGCAACCGCGTCCACCTCGCCAAGCTCCTGCGCAGCGGCGGCAACCTCCTGCTCCTGGACGAGCCCACCAACGACCTCGACGTGGAGACCCTGCGCGCGCTGGAGGAGGCGCTGCTCGCCTTCCCCGGCTGCGTCATGGTGATCTCCCACGACCGCTGGTTCCTCGACCGCATCGCCACCCACATCCTCGCCTTCGAGGGCGACAGCCGCGTGGTCTGGTTCAAGGGCGGCTACAGCGACTACGCCGCCGACCGGCGCCGACGCCTCGGCGAGGAGGCCGACCGCCCGCACCGGATCCGCTACAAGCGCCTGGCCACCTGA